A part of Saliniradius amylolyticus genomic DNA contains:
- the galE gene encoding UDP-glucose 4-epimerase GalE, which produces MTTLITGGCGYIGSHTLVNLLEQQPQRDVLVLDNLSNSSETALQRVSELVGRPIELVVGDIRDKDTLTRLLKQNQVDTVIHFAGLKAVGESVNQPLDYYSNNVYGSLVLLEAMQEVGVNKLIFSSSATVYGTPKQLPITEQAPTGGIMNPYGRTKWHIEHILQDVCTAIPDFTAISLRYFNPVGAHSSGRIGEDPKDTPNNLMPYITQVAVGRRPRLTVFGDDYDTIDGTGVRDYIHVMDLAAGHSAALERLSQIGAGFHAINLGTGRGYSVLEIIRAFEAASGQRIDYGIGPRRSGDIASCYAANDKARQLLNWQATRGLDEMCTDAWHWQQNNPNGYT; this is translated from the coding sequence TTGACAACACTTATCACCGGAGGCTGCGGTTATATTGGTAGCCATACCCTGGTCAACCTGTTAGAACAACAACCACAACGAGATGTTCTGGTGCTGGACAACCTCAGCAACAGCTCTGAGACGGCCTTGCAGCGCGTATCCGAGTTGGTAGGGCGGCCCATTGAACTGGTGGTCGGCGATATTCGCGACAAAGACACCCTGACACGCCTGCTAAAACAAAACCAGGTGGATACCGTGATCCACTTTGCCGGTCTCAAAGCGGTCGGCGAGTCGGTCAACCAACCGCTGGACTATTATTCCAACAATGTCTATGGCAGCCTGGTGTTACTGGAAGCGATGCAGGAAGTCGGCGTTAATAAGCTAATTTTCAGCTCCTCGGCCACTGTCTATGGCACGCCCAAACAACTCCCCATCACAGAACAAGCCCCCACTGGCGGTATTATGAATCCTTATGGGCGCACCAAATGGCATATCGAGCATATCCTGCAGGATGTCTGTACCGCCATTCCAGACTTTACGGCTATTTCACTGCGCTATTTTAATCCGGTCGGCGCCCACAGCAGTGGCCGCATTGGCGAAGACCCCAAAGACACCCCTAATAATCTGATGCCCTATATCACTCAGGTGGCCGTGGGCCGGCGCCCCCGGTTAACGGTATTCGGTGATGACTATGACACCATAGATGGTACTGGCGTGCGAGACTACATTCATGTAATGGACCTGGCAGCGGGACACAGTGCGGCACTGGAACGGCTAAGTCAGATTGGTGCCGGTTTTCACGCCATCAATCTGGGCACCGGGCGGGGCTATTCGGTACTGGAGATCATCCGAGCCTTTGAAGCCGCCTCCGGGCAGAGAATTGATTATGGAATCGGTCCAAGACGTTCAGGTGACATTGCCAGTTGTTATGCCGCCAATGATAAGGCCAGACAACTGTTGAACTGGCAGGCCACCCGAGGGCTTGATGAAATGTGTACCGATGCCTGGCATTGGCAGCAAAACAATCCCAATGGCTATACTTAG